The following coding sequences lie in one Gouania willdenowi chromosome 5, fGouWil2.1, whole genome shotgun sequence genomic window:
- the suox gene encoding sulfite oxidase, mitochondrial — translation MLLLRHCRSLTPFSPLNIQRRLVTPVVASCAVRLCSSRSEDQRFYYQQLHSPYWRYGLAGLLAGTGAVLAYGLHHHKAERVDTSVLSEEKTSSFPTISQEEVTKHRSLEDGVWVTFKGGVYDITEFVAMHPGGDKILLAAGGALEPFWALYAVHNQDHVLEILSEYKVGELSVEDLRKQQAVKSSDPYSTDPERHPVLHINSLKPFNAEPPPEILTDSYITPSAIFFKRNHLPVPQVDPASFQLHVEGLPGGVLTLSLQDLKTRFPKHTVTATLQCAGNRRSEMNKVKLVKGLNWGIAAISNATWGGAKLRDVLLAAGYNPDVAQWAHHVQFEGLDKDVTGTTYGASIPLKKAVSEDGDVLLAYEMNGEDLPADHGFPLRVVVPGTVGARNVKWLGKIIVSAEESSSHWQQNDYKGFSPGTDWDTVDFKSAPAIQELPIQSAITTPADGSTIDRSQETVTVKGYAWSGGGREVVRVDVSLDGGKSWQVAQLQSSEKGLPPGPSPPTGQAWAWKLWEIEAPLPPETQEVEIICKAVDNSYNMQPDSVPPIWNLRGVLSNAWHRVKVKIREDEE, via the exons ATGCTGCTTCTCAGACATTGTCGCAGTTTGACTCCATTCAGCCCTCTCAACATTCAAAG ACGTCTTGTAACACCTGTGGTAGCATCATGTGCAGTCCGTCTCTGCAGCAGCCGCAGCGAGGACCAGAGGTTTTACTACCAGCAGCTCCACAGTCCTTACTGGAGGTATGGACTGGCCGGACTACTGGCTGGCACTGGGGCTGTGCTGGCTTATGGGTTACACCACCACAAA GCTGAGCGAGTAGACACCTCCGTGCTGAGTGAAGAAAAGACCAGCTCTTTTCCCACCATCAGCCAGGAGGAGGTTACAAAGCACCGTTCTCTAGAGGATGGCGTGTGGGTCACTTTTAAAGGGGGCGTCTATGACATCACTGAGTTTGTCGCCATGCATCCCGGTGGGGACAAGATCCTGTTGGCAGCAGGTGGAGCCCTTGAACCGTTCTGGGCACTGTATGCTGTGCACAACCAGGACCATGTGCTGGAAATCCTGTCTGAGTACAAG GTTGGTGAGCTCAGCGTGGAGGACCTACGGAAGCAACAGGCTGTTAAATCATCTGATCCTTACTCGACGGACCCTGAGCGCCATCCTGTCCTACACATCAACAGCCTGAAGCCCTTCAATGCTGAACCTCCTCCTGAGATCCTCACAGACAGCTACATCACACCCTCTGCCATTTTCTTCAAGAGGAACCACCTGCCTGTTCCCCAGGTAGACCCCGCCTCCTTCCAGCTGCATGTGGAGGGTCTACCCGGTGGCGTCCTAACGCTGTCCCTACAGGACCTGAAGACTCGTTTCCCTAAGCACACGGTTACCGCCACACTGCAGTGTGCGGGGAACCGCCGCAGTGAGATGAATAAGGTGAAGCTGGTCAAAGGGCTGAACTGGGGTATAGCTGCCATCAGCAACGCCACGTGGGGCGGGGCCAAGCTGAGGGATGTGCTGCTGGCTGCAGGTTATAACCCTGATGTGGCCCAATGGGCGCACCACGTGCAGTTTGAAGGGCTGGACAAAGATGTGACGGGTACCACCTACGGGGCGTCAATACCTCTGAAAAAGGCGGTGAGCGAGGATGGTGACGTGCTACTGGCTTATGAAATGAACGGGGAGGATCTCCCGGCTGATCATGGCTTCCCTCTGCGTGTGGTGGTGCCCGGCACCGTTGGTGCTCGCAACGTGAAGTGGTTGGGTAAGATCATTGTCAGTGCTGAGGAGAGCAGCAGCCACTGGCAGCAGAATGACTACAAAGGCTTCTCCCCGGGGACGGACTGGGACACCGTGGACTTCAAATCTGCTCCTGCCATCCAGGAGCTGCCCATCCAATCAGCCATCACCACGCCAGCAGACGGCAGCACCATCGACCGCAGCCAGGAAACCGTGACGGTGAAGGGCTACGCGTGGAGCGGAGGAGGTCGAGAGGTGGTGCGTGTCGATGTGTCTCTTGATGGAGGAAAAAGTTGGCAGGTTGCCCAGCTGCAGAGCAGCGAGAAAGGACTTCCTCCTGGGCCTTCGCCTCCAACGGGACAAGCCTGGGCGTGGAAGCTGTGGGAAATCGAGGCTCCACTGCCTCCTGAGACCCAGGAAGTGGAGATAATTTGTAAGGCAGTTGACAACAGTTACAACATGCAGCCTGACTCGGTTCCTCCCATCTGGAACCTCAGAGGAGTTCTGAGCAACGCCTGGCACAGAGTGAAGGTGAAGATCAGAGAGGATGAAGAATAG